The DNA region GCTATCACAAGCTCAGATGAAGTCATTGCTGCAGTTTCACCCTAACTGAATCGTTATAGTTAGTGCCGTAGTGGCCACATTTCCTCAGAGATTTCTTATGATCTTATCTTTCAattagcctaccccaacttgcttgggacaaaaggctaagttgttgttgttgttgttatctTTCAATTGAAACAAGAAAACAACAGAACTACAAAGCTTCCATTTTCCAGCTAGCGAGCTATGGAAGGAACAGCTATTGCAAATTGTACTGATGCCTCACACAATATAGTATTCTCAAAAAACATTTACATGGTATAAGATTGTAAACAAACAAGTAATAAGCTTGTCAATTCCTTCATGTCTGTAAGCTTAAGTAACGAAACTGCTTTAACCCATTGTGTCTACATACCTTGAATCTGCAGGTACAACTCGAAGCAGCCTTGGCCAGATTCTGGTTCTCCCTCTCTAACTCCTAGCCACACCCAACCCAGCAATTGAGGAAGAAAAATTAATATCACCTAGGCGAAGAAAGCAAGCACAAGCCATGACTGCGGCTAGGGTTCCACCTGCACGCGCATCCGCAGCGCGCTGACCTCcgcctgcagcgccgccgccgtctctgtctccgccgccgccatggtaCGGAGCCCTAGCCGCGCCCGGTAAGAGGAATCTGTGCTCGCGGCCGCTGCTACTACCGCCACCAGCCCGGTAGTCCGCTACTGCCATTGCACTAACGGGTCCCGTTAGACAGGGCCTCGTCGTATGGAATCGGACCCGTTAAGGGGAGAGGCGGGGCTTTGACAGTTTGTTTGACTGGTCAAATCGCGGCGGTTAGAATTACCTGCAGGGGATTAAGGCGCCCGTTACCTGATGCAGCAACGAACGAGGGAAGAAATGGGAGATCATCATCAGATAGATCCTGTTGACTCGGGCAGTCATCTCCCACTCCTCGATCACAGTGGTTCAGCCAGATCGTCCTCTATAAATACGAAGTCACATCTCACAGCGAGAGCATCCAGCTGCAGAAGAGACTGTTTGCGAGTTGGATAGGAAGAAGCTGAACCGTTCGACCGACCGATCGATCGAGAATGGCGGGAGGCAAGGGCGCCCTGCTGCTGTGCATTGCCATCGTCTTGCTGGCGATCGGGAATGGCGGCGCGGAGGCGAGGAAGCAGGGGAAGCAGTCCCTGGGGTTCTACGAGCTGCGGCGGGGCGAGTTCTCCATGGTCGTCACCAGCTGGGGCGCCACCATCCTCGCCGTCAGGATCCCCGACAAGAACGGTGAGTGAGCACTGAGCACTTGCACTGCTCGATCTTCCTTCTTCTCCAATTTCGATTTGATTGATCTTGGGTCTGTTTGCGCCTGCAGGGCACACCGGCGACGTCGTTCTTGGCTACAAGGACATCGGATCTTACGTGGTGAGAATTCCACGCATGGTTATCACCTTTTTTCTTGTCGCGAGTTGTAAGGAAATTGTTAATGCTGTATATTTGATTGGGAAAAAAAATTCAAGAACGACACGACCTACTTCGGCGCGCTGGTGGGTCGCGTGGCGAACCGCATCGCCGGCGGGCGCTTCACCATCAGGGACCGCCCCTACCACACGTTCCGGAACGACGGCAACAACACGCTCCACGGCGGCCACCGCGGGTTCAACCAGGTGTTCTGGTCCGTCCGCGAGCGCGTCACCGGCGAGTTCCCGCACATCACCTTCTCCTACCGCAGCTACGACGGCGAGCAGGGGTTCCCGGGCGCCCTGGACGTGCTCGTCACCTACAAGATCGACGGCGACTTCTCCTACAGCGTCACCATGTACGCCCGGCCGCTCGACAAGCCCACCCCCGTGAACCTCGCGCAGCACACGTACTGGAACCTCCGCGGCCACGGCAACGGCACCGTCCTTGGCCACGCCGTCCAGATCTTCGCGTCCGCGGTGACGCCTGTCGGCGGCGGCCTCATCCCGACGGGCGCCGTCACGCCCGTCGCCGGGACGCCCTTCGACTTCCGGGCCCCCGCGGCGCCAGGCGCGCGCATCGCGGAGGTGGAGGGCGGGTACGACATCAACTTCGTGCTCGACGGCGCGGCGGACGGGCAGGGGGTGCgcaaggtggtggtggtgagcgAGCCGGACTCCGGCCGCGTGATGGAGCTGTGGGGGGACCAGCCCGGGCTGCAGTTCTACACCGGCAACTTCCTCAAGGGCGACGTGGGCAAGGGCGGCGCCGTCTACGCCAAGCACGGCGGGATGTGCCTGGAGACGCAGGACTACCCGGACGCCGTGCACGAGCCGGGGTTCCCCCGCGAGGTGTACCGCCCGGGGCAGGTGTACAAGCACTACATGCTCTACAAGTTTTCGCTCAAAAAATAGATGCGGCGTGCGTGCTAGGATTCGAGTAAGGAGTTCTTGAAACTTGATCGTCTGTAATTTAGCAGGCTTCGCCTCTGTTTAGCTTAGAAGTTGCAAGGAAGATATATATGGCTCAAATGTGTGCAAAATTCGTCAGAGTTAAACTAAATGTACATCTTTGCATGAACTATGATGTGCCAAGTAGTTTCAAATTTTTTTGAAACTTCAATATACGTTTTTGGATGAACTTTTACCGGTTTCAAAATCTAGCCATTTTCACCAAAGATGAAACTATGCTCGTTACTCTCTATTTCTCCTGGTCCGTTGCAAAGAAGTGAGCATCGAGTATCGAGAATATAATTTTCTTGCCCTCGAAAGAAATACCATTTTTGTATAACACCAACATAGAAATGGAGACGTAATAGCCCAATTTCTCCAAAATGGCACTCATTTGTCTTTTTTTTTGGCAAGGAGAAATCACACTCTTTTTTATCGGTTAAACTTTGTCCAAAATAGAGGGCGCTCAGATCTTATGGGCGTTTTCCTGCAAAATGATTAAAAAAATAAGTACCACGTATTCGAATGTGGCTAGCATCACACCAATAGTCCTGATGTTAGACAAACCGCGTATCTGTTTGCAGTTATCTAATTCGATTTTTGATGGCGGTATGACTCAAAGAGCAACCTAGAAATAACCGTGCACTAGGGAGCACCTGAACAACCGAGCACAGTGGAGACAAGAGACAACAACGCCACCATGGCACATATAATCAGGTCCTCCAACAAACACAATAACAGCCTTTGTTTAGCATCAGCTAAGCACAATTCAAACAGCTCAGGACTTCATGCTCCattttacaaaaaaaaaagatactGCATAAAACCACACAATGACACGATCAGTTGTTAGTATGGCAATAATTCTTGTATTGGAGGTAACAGAGCTCGTTGGTAAATCAGAGTGGAATCAGAGGACCACATGACAATACTATCAATCTTAACTTAGCAAGACCAGATATTCAAGGTTATAAAAAAAATTCACTAAGCTCAAATCTTATTGACAGAAGATTATGGTGCTCATTTAAGGAACTGGTGAAACATTTTAATGAGGTCTCACTGAATTCACATGCATATTCATCAGATAAAAAAACTCAATAAAACAGTCTCAGCAATGATGGTTTTCAATAATTTAAATTTGCAATTTTAGACAACCCGGTGGCCAACTCTTTGCTTCAGTTCATCTAACAAGTTTAGGTCCTAACAGGGCCAGCAAAATTTGGTCCTAACAACAAAACCCGGTGCTATCATCACGTGATCACTCTTCATCCTCATCACCATCACCTCCTCCACCAGAAGCCTTCTTCTGGTTCTTTCTCTTCACTCTTCCAGGCTCACCACCACCGAGCGGGCTGGTAAGGGAGAAGTCAATGTGCTTCTCAGAGTCAACTCTGACCATGAATGAGGGAATGTTTACAAGCTGCCTCCCAACTCTGCACAAAAAGATCAAATTTAAATGGGAAGAACTCAATGCAATGGAAAATAGCATATTAAATAAACAGCAAAAATTTCATCAATAAATCAAAGGGCACATACGATATCATATTGACAGTATGTAACAGTTACCAAATTGGTGTGGATTCAAACTGAGAAACCCTTGCATGATTAAATTTATTGTGCACAAATCAAGCGTCCAGCATGTCAACCAGTTAACCAGTAAGAATGTAACCATAGCTCAAACATAGCTAAAATAAACTTATACAAGGTTCTGCACATGACATTGCTAAAGCTCAAGCACAAACAAAAGGTTGAGACCTCGAATAAATAAACTAAGCTAAACAGGTTGCCACAGTTACCTACTTGTCGATCCAAATGATTGTTCATTAGAAAGTGAAGTAAAAGCACATTTACAGGCACTCAGAATGAAAAGGACATTTGAGTCATTGGCCTTTTGACCTCATAGATACATTAGCAAAAGTAGTTCCTCACTGTGCCACCAAATGTATCAAAAGCACCTTATTGCAaaacaaaaataaataaatgaagGAGCCATAACAGTGTTATGCTTCAAAAGTTAAGGGACATCAGAGAAAATATGACTGCAACATTACACACAAAGTGTCTCAGACGACCGTCGTGAGTTGCATAAGGTTTCTCATCACATGGCCCAAAACACAAACAGAACAAGAGATGGTTTGGTTTGCGACAGCACTTAAAACTGTCAAACAATGACCATAAGTAAAGAAATTGGCATTCAACCCTAACTTCACAATAATCCGTACGCATTCCATGACACTAGCCATCTCAAGCAAATGCAATACAAACATAAACACAAGGTCTAGAACTGTTATGGTATACCTAATGTGGCGTTGCCTGATGAGCACACGAGCATGATGGATGGACTTTGCCATGCCATTCTTGAAGATAATGGTCTGAAGACGACGCTGAAGGAAGTTCTCAACAGTGAGCGCAAGAACGTAATCGAGCTTGTTCTGGCCCTCACCGAGGAGACCATAGCGGTTCATGCGGCGCAGGAGTGCCTCGCCCTCGAAGATACGGCGGGGGTTCTTCTCGTCAAGGGTGAGGAGCTCCCTTGCAGCATTCCGGATGCGGCTGAGGGCATACTGCACACGCCACAGCTCGCGCTTGCACCTCAGGCCATACTCACCAACCAGCTTCAGCTCAGCATCAAGGCGCTCCTTCTCATACGGACGCCTTGGCTTCTTGAAAGTTTTACCATCTGCATCAAACAAACATTGGGAGAATTAGCAGGACAAACAAAACAAACACATTCTAGGCATCAGCAAAAATTACAAACATTCAAGTTATGTAGCAAAACAGCAAACGAACAAAATATTTGGGTTCGTTCGTCAACCACTAAAGGTTTCTAATACAAAATGCAATTCAGGATTCCACATCCTAACAAGCAAATCTGATATTTGGTGGGTCCAGATTTCAGTATCTTTTTTTCCCAACAGTTGGCAACCGTTGTAAAATCAAATCGATATAATGGAACTTTGATTTTTAAAGTTTCCGGATTGATCATAACAAACAATCATACAGCTTAATCTACGATAACAAAGAACTCAGCTGACCAAATTATATTTGACTTTATGCAGGTCTACATGCCTTAACTATAGCAAAACACTAAATCTCTTGGAGGGCATCAAGGATATGCTCCAGATTACAAATACAGTGATTGATCTCGAGTTGCGGTCTCCTAGATTCAAATGCACAAGGAAATGACTTCAAGAACATAGCGGATCATGGCAATATGGAGGCAGTGGGTTGCTTACAGTTGCGGTAGAAGCTGACGTGCACCATGGCTGATgctgcctccgccgcccgccgccggtctcgggcgccgccgccgcgaggtGTGCTATGACTTGCAAGGGGGAGGTGGGAAGGCGAATGAGGCTGTGGAGGCGGCGCACTTATAGAGGAGGcgctaaaccctaaccctagagCTTAATGTTATATGGGCCTTGCTATGTGGGCTTTTTTATGCTAGGATGGGCTGGGTATCCTTATGGGCCCTCGGTCGTGAACTTCTTAATTCCCTTTCTCTTATTTCTTTTTTTGTTGTTTTCGATAAAATCTTATTTGTTATTTATTAATCGACTCTCGCTGCCTGTTTGCACTTCTTTTGCAGTTCAGATTTTGTTTTGCTAAACCTGAACAGTCATCCCTACGCTAGTGTGATTCAGTTTACCCTCTAATCGAAGTTCTTTTTTTTGAAACGCATTACGATCACGAAATCTCATACACGCATGCATACATTTTTTTTGAAGGACTGCATAGATAATTCTATAAATACATAGATGCATGTATTAACTGTATGGGCATCTTTAGGCCGGCATACATTGAAATTAACAAGGTTTCCATAGACCCTTTCCTTTTGAGCAGCGCGTGTCGCTCCCCGCTGTGAACCATCGTGTCAGGTCAGAAATTTATGATACTAAAAATTTAAGTCCTCGCCTTAACGAATGGAGTGTTACGAATTGCTCAACTTCGTTTGCATCCAAAGTCCTATTTCATCTATATC from Panicum hallii strain FIL2 chromosome 9, PHallii_v3.1, whole genome shotgun sequence includes:
- the LOC112874503 gene encoding aldose 1-epimerase-like produces the protein MAGGKGALLLCIAIVLLAIGNGGAEARKQGKQSLGFYELRRGEFSMVVTSWGATILAVRIPDKNGHTGDVVLGYKDIGSYVNDTTYFGALVGRVANRIAGGRFTIRDRPYHTFRNDGNNTLHGGHRGFNQVFWSVRERVTGEFPHITFSYRSYDGEQGFPGALDVLVTYKIDGDFSYSVTMYARPLDKPTPVNLAQHTYWNLRGHGNGTVLGHAVQIFASAVTPVGGGLIPTGAVTPVAGTPFDFRAPAAPGARIAEVEGGYDINFVLDGAADGQGVRKVVVVSEPDSGRVMELWGDQPGLQFYTGNFLKGDVGKGGAVYAKHGGMCLETQDYPDAVHEPGFPREVYRPGQVYKHYMLYKFSLKK
- the LOC112874502 gene encoding 40S ribosomal protein S9-2, whose amino-acid sequence is MVHVSFYRNYGKTFKKPRRPYEKERLDAELKLVGEYGLRCKRELWRVQYALSRIRNAARELLTLDEKNPRRIFEGEALLRRMNRYGLLGEGQNKLDYVLALTVENFLQRRLQTIIFKNGMAKSIHHARVLIRQRHIRVGRQLVNIPSFMVRVDSEKHIDFSLTSPLGGGEPGRVKRKNQKKASGGGGDGDEDEE